One Melitaea cinxia chromosome 17, ilMelCinx1.1, whole genome shotgun sequence genomic region harbors:
- the LOC123661747 gene encoding putative phosphatidate phosphatase — MAVDKMIWKIILDIVVLACVAVPLLVIYLSAEPYRRGYFENDVSLMLPYKEQTISEGLLAGVGFALIAVTVLIVEVVRDKQGKNVGEKFLCASRIPGWVWESYTTIGIFTFGAACQQLLVNSAKYVIGRLRPHFFDLCRPSPAAGSDISPTTYIQDYSCTNPMADLARQTDMKLSFPSAHASFAMYTAVFFIFYIQVKGKWRGSKLLRHGVQFAAATGAWYVGLSRVVDHMHHWGDVAVGFAVGVLFGAIVFVYVLKPKKYGIPGSWETTQPQMLPRPVLAR; from the exons atggCTGTTGACAAAATGATATGGAAGATAATTTTGGACATCGTTGTGTTGGCGTGTg TTGCGGTACCCTTGTTAGTGATATATCTAAGTGCTGAACCTTATCGACGCGGCTACTTCGAAAACGATGTCTCGTTAATGTTGCCCTACAAAGAGCAAACAATATCAGAGGGCCTCCTAGCTGGTGTTGGATTCGCTTTGATTGCTGTTACG GTACTAATTGTCGAAGTAGTACGTGACAAGCAAGGAAAAAATGTCGGTGAGAAGTTCCTATGCGCTTCTCGTATACCAGGGTGGGTTTGGGAGAGCTACACGACCATTGGTATATTTACTTTTGGAGCGGCGTGCCAGCAGCTGCTGGTGAATTCCGCTAAATACGTCATTGGCAGACTAAGACCGCACTTCTTTgat CTATGCCGACCGAGTCCAGCTGCGGGTTCAGATATAAGTCCAACCACCTACATCCAGGACTACTCGTGTACAAACCCAATGGCCGATCTCGCTCGCCAGACAGATATGAAACTTTCATTCCCGAGCGCGCATGCTAGCTTCGCTATGTACACAGCTGTGTTCTTCATT TTCTATATCCAAGTGAAAGGCAAGTGGCGCGGTTCGAAGCTCCTGAGGCACGGGGTACAGTTCGCGGCGGCGACGGGCGCGTGGTACGTGGGGCTGTCGCGCGTGGTGGACCACATGCACCACTGGGGGGACGTGGCCGTGGGGTTCGCTGTCGGGGTGCTCTTCGGTGCTATTGTG TTTGTATATGTATTGAAACCGAAGAAGTACGGAATTCCAGGGTCGTGGGAGACAACGCAGCCCCAAATGTTGCCGAGACCGGTGCTCGCACGGTGA
- the LOC123661627 gene encoding putative phosphatidate phosphatase, producing the protein MSKEASTHIIRKFIIDVILIGILTAGIYITQSVWVKFERGFFCGDETLMFPYKDDTVTVPVLRIVGLGLPIFAFLVCEWILLRKETDNKRVLRVYIPAWVRGFYCPLASFAYGACFIELITNIAKNVIGRPRPHFFDLCKPSVDCSSEAWQKRYIQPNEYKCLGENTEKFTDMHMSFLSGHSSWAAFTMFYLAFYLEKRMVWRGTRVLRHTLQFAAVMLSWFTALSRVSDFKHHWSDVLAGYFVGLTLAVLVWIWGTDIFEPKKEHKAILQQDLAPLQDIKTYEIEHQ; encoded by the exons ATGTCGAAGGAGGCTTCGACGCATATTATTAGAAAATTCATCATTGACGTAATATTAATAGGAATAT TGACCGCTGGTATATATATAACACAGTCAGTATGGGTGAAGTTCGAGCGAGGTTTCTTTTGCGGAGACGAAACTCTTATGTTCCCTTACAAGGATGATACTGTAACCGTTCCTGTGCTCAGGATAGTTGGCCTAGGATTGCCTATATTTGCT ttCCTAGTCTGCGAGTGGATATTGCTACGCAAAGAGACGGACAACAAACGGGTACTGCGAGTATACATACCGGCGTGGGTCCGTGGCTTTTATTGCCCTCTGGCATCATTCGCTTATGGTGCCTGCTTCATCGAACTAATCACTAATATTGCCAAGAACGTAATTGGAAGACCGAGGCCACATTTCTTTGAT CTATGCAAACCCTCAGTCGACTGCAGTTCAGAAGCATGGCAGAAGCGTTATATACAGCCAAATGAGTATAAATGCTTAGGAGAAAATACAGAGAAGTTCACAGACATGCACATGTCGTTTCTCAGCGGACACTCATCTTGGGCTGCCTTCACCATGTTCTATTTGGCT TTTTACTTAGAGAAAAGAATGGTGTGGCGTGGGACTCGTGTATTGCGTCACACCCTACAGTTCGCAGCTGTCATGCTGAGCTGGTTCACGGCTCTCTCAAGAGTTTCAGACTTCAAGCATCATTGGAGCGACGTTCTTGCGGGCTACTTCGTTGGACTAACACTTGCTGTGCTCGTG TGGATATGGGGAACAGACATCTTTGAACCGAAAAAAGAACACAAAGCCATTCTACAGCAAGACTTAGCCCCTTTGCAAGACATCAAGACTTACGAAATCGAGCATCAgtga